Part of the Colius striatus isolate bColStr4 chromosome 4, bColStr4.1.hap1, whole genome shotgun sequence genome, TTTGTTAGGTAGCAAGTGTCTGGCATAGCAAAATATCCAAGAATAACCACCCAGCCCTTTTGCTACTGGGCCTCTCTCTAGACCCTTAATTACAAAGCCAGGCTTTTCGCAAGTGTGGGTTCTCTTCTAGAAGACCCACACCCAGTAATGCCACATTTAATGCCACGTTGCCATTGTGTACAGGACTAACTCTGAGTTggatttaaattaaatatttcccAGCTGTTTATTAAGGAATTAATCAATACAGAAACCACAAAACCATACTGGAAAACTAAGTCACCTTTTTTTACCCAGCCAGACACCAAAGCAATTGCTGAAGTCATTACTGCACcagaaaaatctgtttgcaGGTCGGGGTTCATGGGCTCGATATGAAAATGAAGCAACAATACAGTCTTCACTAAGTTATCCCTACCTCAAAAGCCCACAGAAACTGTATCTGCACGAATTGTTGGACAAATTCAACATCAAATTACTTCCGTTCACAACAGAATAAAAGCCCTGACAGCACAGCTCATAATAACCCAAAGCTCATATTCAGGAAGTCTTTTGTTGCCCCTTTTCCAGCATTTTAGGTTCCCAAGGTATAAGGAGAAGCTGTATTTTAGCTTAATCGATTCAGACAATACCCGATTCCCACCCGCCAGTTCCTACAAGGAAGTCTTTCCTGGGCTGAAGTTCTGCTCTGACACTGGCTGTGTGCTGCACGTACCTGGACAGTAGGGCTAAGCACTATAGAAATATTCTGGATGTtcatttttgtttccagttccTTTGCAATAACGTGGTCCATATGCACAATCAGCCAAGAAATTAGAAGATGGTTACACTCTGGCAACTCTTTCAGCAACCTCTGGCACTCCTGAACTTTCTCAGCTTCTGTGCTCTTTCCACAGGCATCTTCAAAGCGGGGCATTAGCTCTTTGGTAAGCAAATTTTCAGGCAGTTCTCGTAGGTACTGTTTCAGCAAACTGGCTACTGTGTTGGGCTCATATTCTTCCAGGTTGGGAGATTCTTCTCGATCATAGGCTGCTTTTAGCTCATCCACTTTTGATTTTATTCcttaaaatatttagattaaaaattaagagaaattGTCAACTGTAAACATAATAGTTAGATTTAAACTCTGTTTTGTTTAGATGCACTTATTTCACCTCACCTTACAATTAAGCTAATTGAAGAATACCTTTTAAAGGTTATTCACAGGTAACAAAGTTAAATTCATGATTCAAAATTATGTGGTCATGGCTTCTAAAAGCACTGACTATTATTATGAAGTAAAACCAAAGCATTGCCAAAGTTCTAAATCAGAACTGGCACCAGCGTTCCCTTGCATCAAGGAACACAAAATAGGGTGAGGAAGAGTAGGGGAATGTGGGATCAATTGTGTATTTGCATTCAGTGTCTTTCGGGGTGTTCCATTATAGAGCCCTAAGCCAACAGCAAACGTTGTGCAATAAGCTCTACCTACAACGGCTTTCCTCTgtcaaaacaaaccccaaacttaTTTCCATGATTCTTAGCTGGCCCTCCTCAGTGGAGTAATCTCACACAGGAGTCTCGATTCGAGGCACTGCATGAATAAAAGTGTGTTCACACAATGATTCAACCCCAACAAGACTTTCTGTCAGGTGTTTTTGTAACTCAGTGACGTTCTAGTCATCCCAGCTCAGGGAAATTTCATTCTTAAAGCTCAGAGCCTAACTTGAGTTATACTGACTTAACAGGCTGCCTTGGCTTGGCTCATACAGAGTAAACAAAACGGGGTGCTCAGAGTCCAAGGTAAGTGCCATGTAAAACACCCTCAGTTTCATGGCCAAGTTACTCATCACTAGATTattagatgacctctaaagatcccttccaaccctaccattctatgattttatgatcaCAGGGACTGGCTGGCTGTTAAACCACTTCAGTTGTCACTCTGAACAATGGGACACACACAAGAGGGTGCTATTGCACTGGAGAACACCTAGAAAGTACAGACATCACAAATGATTTATGGAAAACACACCACTCTGTGTGAATTCCCAACACATCCTGTCTTGGAAAGACACGCAACCGGCATATGCATGCCTACCCAGCACCACGCAGGCCAACTGCACAAGGCAGCTTAATGAAGCCTTTAAAAGCGTTTGATTACTGTTTGACAGGGTAGGCAGCGTGTTTCAAATGCTTGTCCTCAGATCCGTTTTCTCACTTGTTCCCTTAAACACAGCCTCAGAAGTACTTATGCAAATTGTATTGCAGATGCAGTTCGCAAATAAAGGGACTGTTTTCTTTAACGTGACGAAAACCCATGTTTCATTTATATAAGCTGGTGTTGCACAACTACCATGGCTAATCAGCCTGCTGGTGCCAAGCTTAAATAGTGAAACATGTACTTTTCTGCTTCGTAGTgtattttctcaaagaaaagaagttttaaagaaaaaaaataatcatacaATGGAACAAACTGGGAAAAGCAACTTAGTGGGAAGCTCTGGTAATAAAATGGTTATATCTGACCTTTGATTCTGCAGTCAGCCAGCCCTGTATTTCTAATGCAGAAGTAAAATGAATGCAGCTATAAACAGAGCCTCTAGGTGTTGAAAACGGCAACACTAACAAAATTGCACATAAGGCCCTTAGGAACCTGCATGTCAGCATGCCCAGAGTACCTGAAACTCTGTAGATGCCTTCACATTTCATTCCATACTTCTCTACGTAGTCTATACATTCCCGGAAAACTGCTGGCAGGCGGATGCCGTCGTACATCATGGTCCTGTCTGCTGCGTCAGACAGAGGGATGCCAAACACGGGCCTATGACTCGGAACATCCACTTGAGGTATCTCTGTCTCCTGAATTggcttcttctttttcttcttctctttccactgTTTCACAACATCTGCTGCCGTTAAGTCTTTCGActtcttttctttatgtttgtcttccttgtgtttgtcttccttgtgtttttcatctttgggtttctcttttattttaaaatccttttccttttttttagaaaagctgGGTTTCTTGAAGACGTGTATTCCCTTGGACCGCTTCAACTTTGAAGGACTTTCCGCTTCATCGCCGGAACTGTCCTCTTGAAATGCAGCATAACCTTCCGCTGTTAGGCAAAGGAGGAGAGGGCAAGGGGACAGCTGTTAAGTCTGTTTACTGTCTAGATAGTTTACAGGGACATAACAAGAAGTAATATgtaaggaggagagagaagaagcAACCATGaacttaaaagaagaaagaaaacaatcccACCTGCCAGCCTCTCCAGAAGGTTTTCTTTAGTTGTTACACAATTAAGTGGACACGGACTGAATCAAGGTTGCATATTAACATCAAAGATAAGCCGCACAGCTCCTGGACAATCTGAACAATTAATGCTTTATATACTTACTCATAATGGCAATGTCCATCTTATGGGCTAGCTTCTCATCTAATAGTCAAcgaaatgcaaaataaaaacaactgtCTGGCAACTTCTCTAGGTTCCTGTAATCAACAGTATAAGAGTCGCTGTTAAGGGTCATCTGCTACACACATAACAAACTTCTACTACTAAGAACAAACTAAACTTTAGCCACTTCACTGCCCAATCCCATTCCAAAATATTATGAATTTTAAGGTAGGTATGAAGCTGTTAATGTTTCAGCCTCAACCCCCCCAAGTCCCTGCACACACTTATCCACTACACGAGTAAAACAATTCCGGTACCACTAGCACAATACCTGTCAGTGAAGGTGTGTATTTGCCTTACAAAGCCTATTCCAGAGCTTCAAACAAGTCCCTGGGCAGAGTGCTCTGTTTCAGCAGCAAAACACAAAGTGCTGCTGACTAAAATTTGCACCAGTGCTTTTACTCAGTGCGCCTCTGCAGCTAGCCCTGCCTACCCTTCAGGCAACAACAAGGAAATCTTTAAAGGtggattacaaaaaaaaaaaaaacaacaaaatcaccCAACAAAACCCAACTCAGAATCAAAACCCAACAGTATACAAACCAACACAACTTCCAAATCAACCAATTGTGATTTTACATACACAGTACCTGATATAAAAAAAGTGAGCCTGAAATCTGGCCAACAACAGCAACCTTCTGTGTGCCATATACACCAGCCAGGTGCCCCTATGGCAGTGGGCACCAAGCTCAGCTCTTGCTTCAACGGGAAGCCCCTGTTACAGAGATCCTTTGAAGCTCTTCCACTCCCTACCAGCATTGCCTGCCCAAGCACACTGACAGCCAGGTGCTCTTCCAGCACAAACAGCTTTGAGTTTCTCAAACTCAAATGCAGAGTTTCTCAGCATTATTTCAACACAACTAAGGAACTGCCTGTATTTTGAAGCCTCCTTGGCTGCTGCTTAGAAGGTGGCACTTAACagtcaaataaataaaagaaacttaTTAAAGCATGAAGCTGCCATAAAATAATCACAAACGTTTGACCAGCTCACCTTTTTCACCCCTAGGACTACCAAACATGCACTTCCATAGGGCTTAGAGAAAGACCACAGCACTATTGCTGTCCTAGTGAATTTTAATATAAAGATGCCAATGTTAACTGGAAGACAACTAGCAAGCAGGTCTCATCCTCCCCCTTCACTGCCTGTGCCATTGTTCATGCTTTGTGTAAACTAAACCCAGAAGAGGGTGAGGAAACTTGCAGCGCGTAAACTAAGGATTCGAACCTCACTCTGATACTGGCAGAACTGCTGACGCACCAGCTACAGGACAAAGGAGGAACACACATCACTGGTGTGTTTTCTGAGAATGAGATGGGGCTGGCACTGAGTTTCAAGTTTGGAAGTTACATCCGTGATCCCCAACAGAAAGTCAAATCTTCACCAGAGCCCATAACAATCTGCCCTCGCTCTTTCCTGCTGAGTGGCTGCAGCGGCTCCCAGTCAAACAGCATTAGTTTCCTCCGAACCCCCAGGGTTCCCGAGCTTGGAGGCTGCTCTCACCAACAAACACCTTACATGTTTCAACACTCCATGTTGCAACGCAAACCTCGACACTTTGCTAGATGTGTGGTAATGTAACACCAGCAATAGCACATGACTGAAACAGGTATTTCTTGACTTTGTTAGAGGACTGGAAGGAGCAAGTTAAATACTAAACCAGTCTATTTTAATGTCTCAGTAATGTACATTAACCAAGTTTAGAAATGTATGCTAATTACAGACTCACAAAGAATCTCCCACCCATACCAAGAGGGGGTTTGTCTGTCTCTCAATTTCCTTACCACACATCTGGTAATAAAATCACTGTATTCTTTTCACCAGTGGTATGATATATGGGAAAATAAACCACCCGAAtttatacagaagaaaaattatcaaAAGCACTTGACAAATCAGGTAACCTTAAACATGGAAAGAAGTATTGTCTACTGTTAGTAAATGGATATCTCCATTCCCTGTTACCTCCAAGACTTCTAGTATTAATAGTCTGCATTTTCCCACCAATGTAATGTATGCCAATGACTTTAATTCTGCTGGTGTAATGACTGCGCTGCCTGCCCATTCCTTCCCAGGCTTCCTCAGATCTTCCACGAGTGTGTGCAATTGAATGTCTTCATTGCACTTATTTTAAGTGAGATCTTTCaaatacagtttttatcttACTGAAAATTATGACAAccccttttaaaaattaaaagataataCAAATCCAGTGTTTCTCTGGAAAGACCTAACTTACAGGCTTAAAAGCTTTGTCATGCAGTGAGGCTGCTATGCCTATCAGTCTGCATACTTGGGAATACTTTTCTGCATTCTCACAACGAAGCAATGAATTCATGGTACAGCATTTATTATTAAAGCAAAGGACTGCATTATGCAGAACTGTGACTTCACAAATCTACCTACCACAAGATACAATTTGATGAGCTTTTAAATCATTTATACCTCTACATCTGATTTTTGCTCCCTGGGGAAATTTGCATGTATCTGTCATAAgttcactgaaagaaaatacagttcaCCTTTACATACAGAAGGCTTAGTAGGTCAAACATGACTATACTAAATGATATGCAATGCTAACATTAGTTACTTCATTTCAGTTTGTCAGAAGGTTTTTCATCACCTTGTGTATAATTTCTAAATAAACCAGTAAGACAGACACGGATGCATAAAGAACTTGAGTAGACAGCTTCtacttcctttcctctcccacaagacatattattattattgataCAAACTTCAAACTTGCAGATACTACCAACACTTTGCTATCCAACTTGCAGTTATATTGGTTCACTTTCAATATACACACAACCCACTGATTCAAACACAAGACTCCCAAACAAATTCCACATGCAGATTGCTGTGCAACCCTGTAAAAGGAGAACAAATGAAGTGGAAATGTGACATTTGCTTCactttattttgatttaaaataattgctGGCACAGGAAGTCAGACTTTAAACTGTTTGCAAATAGTACTTTTCTAAATAAACACACAGCAGTATACATACATAATAATTTGTCAGTAGAATAGGATGTAGCAACACAGAAAGATAAACCTTGGTATGAAAAGCATTTAATGCGTATCAAGGGTAGAAAATTCCAGTAACTTCTTATGCTGTAGACCTAAAAACTGTATTCAAAGCTTCTTCACACACCAGATTCATAAAAATTGTGTTTTGTCTGCAACAGCAGCTACTTGGTTATTTTGCAGGATGACAATTGTCTCCTTAGAATTTCCAGTACATCTCCGCCTACAGGCATGCAGCATCCACCACTACTGTGGAATCATCTCCTTTAGCATTCTGCACAGAAATGAGGGATCATCAGCAGAAAGATAACTAATCATGTTATTGCTCTACCTGGAACAGCTGGGAATACTAATCAGAGCTTTTCCATGGCTTCCAAAGGTCCATATTAATGACACATTCCTgagcagaaattatttcagaggaaaatcCCTTAAGATGTGAGAACAGGCTGGTATCTTCCACCTGGCAGCACCTAGCAGAAAGTTGCAGATCGCTAGAACCCCACACAAAGCaggcagctcaggagcagaAGATAGAGATTAACACCCAACTGGGGACCAAAGGTTGTTCAGAGCAGGTCCCCAAGCTAACAGTAGGAATATTTCAGCCCTTATCTACACCCCAAAAGGACACATGGGAACCATTCCCCTGCCCTACACAATAGAGGTTCGGTCTTTGAAAAGGTTTCCTGAAAAATTTGGAAGAGTTCATACCAGTGACACTGCTGTCCTTCCACAAAACAGTTTGCAATTCAACCTATCCTCGATTTTCCTCAAGAATTatacagagaaaacaaacactaTTATAAACAAAATATCCTAGCTACATATTGAACCCATCCTGCTCAACAGTATCCATCTCGGAAGTAAAATGAATAAGCAGAGTAAAATCTACTGCATGCAGACTATCTACAGCAATTCTCTTTGGCAGAGTagctttttctttgcattaCACTTTGTATAAATATTTGTATAAATATAAATCATTGTCTCATATAAACCTTAAAAGGTTGCTTAAAAAAAGATctatttctcctctcctgctgccacagtACAAGTTCTTTTGTGGACAAGGGAAGTTTTGATTAAGGGAACAGATCTGAATGAAAAGTATCTCAGtacaaagaaaatgtattttaatcctAGTAAATCCCCTAATCTAACTCACTCTAGAGCTAACCAACACTGAATTTTCATCACCAATCCAATAATCTGCATTAGGTTAATGTTGGTCACATTTGAGAAAAACCCTAAGCTATCACTTTCCTTAAAACCTGGAGGAATTTGAACTGTTGGATTTGAGGACAATATATTTtggagttacagtattctttagGCACAGAGTCTTTAGTTAACAACAGTCTTTCTCAACTGTGGTAAAAATAATTCCTGCATTCCAGGAAACTGGTTTGATTAAAAGCAGTGCAGTGGCAGCAAATTCTTAAAGAGTAATTACTTAAATATGTGCACACGTGTTACAGTCACCATATTCATTCTAACAGAATATTGTGTGCAGTCTTATTGGTTTTTGACCTTCCAAATTTCACACGTAAGAAGTAGTAGGGTACACTGGCATTCAGAACTTCCAGGCATCAGAGACAGGCATTGCAGAAGAGGAACACTATTTTGAAATTTTGCTAAAACAAATACCACTTTAAGGAGCGTTAGCATTTGGGCTTCAGAGACTTGGCAGTAAGGATCACTTTGGTACTGAGAGTTTTCAGTATCAGCTTAGTATTTCAAAGTACTTTGTTCTTTCAGAATATGTAGAAAAACTCTATTGAATAAAAACTATCTTATGTTTTCAAAACTATCTGCACAAATCTGAAGGCAGCAAGTAAGATTTGTCTCTGTTGTTCTGGAGGAGGGATATGCTTCTTAAATGAAAACCTCCCTTCTGGACACCGATACGCTGACAAAGAATGGATCCTAGAGTCAAAGCTTTACTTTCGTGCAATATTTAGTAAATTCAGATCCCAATGTTGGCTCACACATTTTTGAATTCTGCAATAATATTTTGGCACTGCTGTATGATCTCAGATGAAACTGAGACTCTAGAGGGAAAAAGAACACAGATTTTACTGCTGTTCAAATAATAGTGCAGTGTACACACAAAAACTTCAGATGGTACACAGCAGCAAACTCTGAATATGGGAGCTGTAAGTGAAAAGGGATAAAGTTGTTGACACTGACTCTTACAAATTTTAAAGTATAAATTCAGGTCAGGCTTAACAATTTTATCTTAGCACCTTCACTGCAATTTCAAAAAGCATCTATTTGGAAATacatttggaaacctccacTTGGAATGTGAACAGGTAATGGGATTAGAAGAATCCCATGCCAGGCACTTACCAATGCAGCGTTAAATGTTTTGGAGAAACATGTTTGTTAGTAATTCTGTACACGTGCTTGGCACCTGTACTTGtgcaacaaaaaacaaatctgGTTTTTGGTTACAGTGTGGGTTCTTTTGGAAGAGAAACAGGTATTGCACAAAGCCTGTTTGGACAAGTTAACTTCCTCCACACCtaaacaagtttttaaaaattaaacagaaactTTGAGAGagtaagaaagagagaaagagaaattgtAAGCAGGAGAGAAATTGCCTActcacttcttttttccttcttcttaaattttcctttcttcttcccatgCTCCTTTTCATCATCAGACACTATATCCGGAGGCTCATGCAAGCTGTCGTGAGGTGGTGAAGGCTCACCAGTGCGGTACAATCCGGGGAACTTTGTAGGGCTGATTTCTTCAGAGCTGGGAGTACGAGCAAGACCCCCACTGTGTTCTACCCGACGGTGTTCGCTGGGGCTGCTAGTGGGAGGCAGGAAGCACTCGGTCATTCTGATTCCCTGATATCAAAGTGAAATCTTCTGCTACCTGTCCATCACACCTGCAgtgggggaaaacaaaaagaaaacccacacaATTTTAAGCAATGGGTTTCAGAACACCTTGTTTACAGCtcaatcctgaaaaaaaacagtaatgcCTTCTACAATGACTGCTGCAACTTCTGTTAAGATGCTGTAACATAATACCAAGTCCTAAGTTCAGTGTTTACAGAATCTGCCCACTAACTACTAAGCCATATTGACATAGTAAATGAGCTGCTATGTTAGCCATTGCTACTTTATCATATATGAAACATTAGATATTAAGTGtcacaatattttaaagaattctTACAAAATTCAAAGGCAGCATGCATACTGATTGGTAATATATACAATAAAATAGTCAACTTTAAATTTTTGACATAAAATAGACCTGTCTGGAAGCCAGAGGATTTGTGAGCACTGCACTTAAGGCTAAGATAATTTTCATCTTTCCCAAGCATATTTTATAGATGCAAATAAGAACTTGCCTAGCCTGTTGCAGTAagggagtggggagggaagaGTTAAAGCAAATCCATCTTCTAATTATGCTAATGCAAATTAAAGAAGGTAAAAACAATAATCACTAAGTTTTTCTCGTACATACGAATTTCATATTTCAAGAGGCTGTATCAGGTCATCTGCACCCAGATGCTGCTACGTTGTTTGCTTGAAAGTTATGGCCAAATAAAAGCTAATATGAGAACTGCTGAAGGTAGCCAATACATAATTTTTCAGTAATAGAACTCATATGCAAAAACTCTTTCTGGTGCAGACAAATTTCAGAAACTCCACAGAACATGGGGTACAGAAACTCCCCCTGCATGGGATATCCCACCTCTGCAGTCCACTTTGCTGAATTTGGCCCTTTCTATCTAAATGATCCCTCTCAGATATGAGCCCTTCTTTTAAAGgactacctgatctaggtggacctccttCAGCAGGGGgattgatctctaaaggtcccttccaacccctaccattctgtgattctatgaaaagaaaacagaaatagagtaaacaaacaaacaaatctattTCCAACACCCACTGGCATACTTGGATGACAGGTCAAGACACTGTTATGTGTTAACTGTAATCCAACTTAAATCTGTGCTGTTGTGTTGCTGCTGAAAGGAAACTGAcctactgaaaaacaaacagggGACAAAAaagttttgggtatttttttaagCTCCATCGGTTCCACAGCCTGGCTCTCCACGCATGCAGCCATACAAATTTCAGGGCAAGCACAAGGAAGACTGAGAGTTGAGGAAAGATACCCTCCCTGCACTGCTGACTTGAAGTGATCACAGTGGCTGTGTAGCCATGGCTTcaaaaagcagaattaaaacATATTATAAGGTTACACACAAAAGGCATACTAAGCCTATTTCCATGAATGTTTTGGTTATGACAAGAACATACCCAGATCTAATAGCTGTGGCAGTCTGCAGTCGCCTCTGGTACTGCTATTTAATGCTGATGCAGATTACCATTAAGAAGAATGGAGTCAGCCTTTTGCTAAGTTAGGCAAACAATTGTGGACATACAGTAATTTATTAAATCTCTTTCAGGGAAATAAATGATACATATCAAATGCTCCACTGTTACACCATTTGATGCTGTGTTTAAGCAAGTACATGGTGTGCCCAAACACGACATTTTAGGAGAAATGTGTAGGTCTCTAAAGCTTCACACTTGGAGATatcaaaaaatgtaaaaaatcaCAATTATATAAGTATTTTATAAGTATCACCAATGACACTGATGGCAAATACCAGCACATCTCATCAGAGTATCAGGATGCTAAGTTCCTGCACAGTACCTGTTTGCATTTCATCCAccaacaccttcccccaccccaaaaACCAGGACCCAAAACACCTCACCAAAAGCTGCTAAACACCACATAGTGTTTAAACAGCAATTAATGGAATGAAATATTATGtgtaattttttaaagcaaacaggATGTACTACACCTAAATCAGTCTACATCTAGAGTGGGCAaggtcacagaatcaaagaatattaagggttggaagggacctcaaaagatcatctagttcaacccccctgccagagcaggaccacctagagcaggtcacacaggaactcatccaggttgGTTTGGAATatccccagagaaagagactcaataacccatctgggcagcctgttccagtgctctgtcaccctcacagtgaagaagtttttccttatgtttctttggaacctcttatgttccagcttgtacctgttgccccttgtcctgtcactggacaccatTGAGaggagcctggctccatcctcctgacactcgccctttacatatttgtaaacattaatgagatcacccctcagtctcctcttctccaagctcaagagccccagctccctcagcctttcatcataagggacaCGCTGCattccatcatcttggt contains:
- the RALBP1 gene encoding ralA-binding protein 1 isoform X1 yields the protein MTECFLPPTSSPSEHRRVEHSGGLARTPSSEEISPTKFPGLYRTGEPSPPHDSLHEPPDIVSDDEKEHGKKKGKFKKKEKRTEGYAAFQEDSSGDEAESPSKLKRSKGIHVFKKPSFSKKKEKDFKIKEKPKDEKHKEDKHKEDKHKEKKSKDLTAADVVKQWKEKKKKKKPIQETEIPQVDVPSHRPVFGIPLSDAADRTMMYDGIRLPAVFRECIDYVEKYGMKCEGIYRVSGIKSKVDELKAAYDREESPNLEEYEPNTVASLLKQYLRELPENLLTKELMPRFEDACGKSTEAEKVQECQRLLKELPECNHLLISWLIVHMDHVIAKELETKMNIQNISIVLSPTVQISNRVLYVFFTHVQEFFGNVTLKQVTKPLRWSNMATMPALPETQESIKEEIRRQEFLLNCLHRDLQAGIKDLSKEERLWEVQRILTALKRKLREAKRQECETKIAQEIASLSKEDVSKEEMNENEEVINILLAQENEILTEQEELLAMEQFLRRQIASEKEEIDRLRAEIAEIQSRQQHGRSETEEYSSESESESEDEEELQVILEDLQRQNEELEIKNNHLNQAIHEEREAIIELRVQLRLLQRAKSEQQVQEEEEPEKRGVVSQQQRDSVLETKAAKEQPKASKEQQVKPSPSKDRKETPI